The proteins below are encoded in one region of Clostridium pasteurianum DSM 525 = ATCC 6013:
- the fusA gene encoding elongation factor G, with protein MARKYPLEKFRNIGIMAHIDAGKTTTTERILFYTGRTHKIGEVHEGAATMDWMVQEQERGITITSAATTCYWKEHEINIIDTPGHVDFTVEVERSLRVLDGAVAVYDAKGGVEPQSENVWRQANKYNVPRMAYVNKMDILGADFFRTVNMMRDRLQANAVPIQLPIGKEDHFTGIIDLIKNEAVIYEDELGTQMEETAIPEDMKELAEEYRASMIESIVELDEDLTMKYLEGEEITEEELKAAIRKGVIANEFVPVTCGSSYKNKGVQQMLDAVIDYMPSPLDIPPIKGETLDGEEDVRHTSDEEPMSTLAFKIATDPFVGKLAFARVYSGIIKSGSYVLNSTKGKKERIGRLVKMHSNHREEVEELEAGDLGAIVGLKFTTTGDTLCDEAHPIILESMEFPETVIDVAIEPKTKAGQEKMSIALAKLAEEDPTFKTHTDHETGQTIISGMGELHLEIIVDRLTREFKVECNVGKPQVAYKETIRKVVKAEGKFVRQSGGRGQYGHCWIEMEPTEDEYTFENAIVGGAIPKEYIQPIDDGIREAAESGVVAGYPTINFKVKVVDGSYHDVDSNEMAFKIAGSMAFKNAMAKADPVLLEPMMKVEVTVPEEYMGDVMGDINGRRGRIEGMEAQAGAQIIRAFVPLSEMFGYATALRSRTQGRGNYTMIFDHYEEVPKSIQEQVIGERK; from the coding sequence GTGGCTAGAAAATATCCATTAGAAAAGTTCCGTAATATAGGAATAATGGCACATATCGATGCTGGTAAAACAACTACTACAGAACGTATATTGTTTTATACAGGTAGAACCCATAAAATAGGCGAAGTTCATGAAGGTGCAGCTACAATGGACTGGATGGTACAAGAACAGGAAAGAGGTATTACAATAACCTCAGCTGCAACTACTTGTTATTGGAAAGAACATGAAATAAATATCATAGACACACCAGGACACGTAGATTTTACAGTGGAAGTTGAAAGATCACTAAGAGTTCTAGATGGAGCTGTTGCTGTTTATGATGCAAAAGGTGGAGTTGAACCACAATCGGAAAATGTATGGAGACAGGCAAATAAATATAATGTACCTAGAATGGCTTATGTAAATAAGATGGATATATTAGGTGCAGATTTTTTCAGAACTGTTAATATGATGAGAGATAGACTTCAAGCAAATGCAGTACCAATACAGTTACCAATAGGTAAAGAAGATCATTTTACAGGAATAATTGATCTTATAAAAAATGAAGCCGTAATATATGAAGATGAATTAGGAACACAAATGGAAGAAACAGCTATACCTGAAGATATGAAGGAATTAGCAGAAGAGTATAGAGCTTCAATGATTGAATCCATTGTAGAATTGGATGAAGATTTAACAATGAAATACCTTGAAGGTGAAGAAATAACTGAGGAAGAGCTAAAGGCAGCAATTAGAAAAGGTGTTATTGCAAATGAATTTGTACCAGTTACTTGCGGTTCTTCTTATAAAAATAAAGGTGTTCAACAAATGTTAGATGCTGTTATTGACTATATGCCATCACCACTTGATATTCCTCCTATAAAAGGAGAAACACTTGATGGTGAGGAAGATGTAAGACATACTAGTGATGAGGAACCAATGTCTACATTAGCATTTAAGATTGCTACAGATCCATTTGTAGGAAAACTTGCATTTGCAAGGGTTTACTCAGGAATAATTAAGAGTGGTTCTTATGTACTGAATTCTACAAAAGGTAAAAAAGAGAGAATCGGAAGACTTGTTAAAATGCATTCTAATCACAGAGAAGAAGTTGAAGAATTAGAGGCAGGAGACTTAGGTGCTATAGTAGGACTTAAATTTACTACTACTGGGGATACTTTATGTGATGAAGCTCATCCAATAATACTTGAAAGTATGGAATTCCCAGAAACGGTTATTGATGTAGCTATTGAACCAAAGACAAAAGCTGGTCAAGAAAAGATGAGTATTGCTTTGGCAAAGCTTGCTGAAGAAGATCCAACATTTAAAACTCACACAGATCACGAAACTGGTCAAACAATTATATCAGGTATGGGTGAGTTGCACCTTGAAATTATAGTTGATAGACTTACAAGAGAATTTAAGGTTGAATGTAATGTTGGTAAGCCACAGGTTGCTTATAAAGAAACTATAAGAAAAGTAGTAAAAGCAGAAGGTAAATTTGTTAGACAGTCTGGTGGTCGTGGACAGTATGGTCATTGCTGGATTGAAATGGAGCCAACTGAAGATGAATATACATTTGAAAATGCTATAGTAGGTGGAGCAATACCTAAAGAATATATACAACCAATTGATGATGGTATCAGAGAAGCGGCAGAAAGTGGTGTTGTAGCTGGATATCCAACTATAAACTTTAAAGTTAAAGTAGTAGATGGTTCTTACCATGATGTTGACTCAAATGAAATGGCATTTAAAATTGCTGGATCTATGGCATTTAAGAATGCTATGGCAAAAGCCGATCCAGTACTACTTGAACCAATGATGAAAGTTGAAGTAACAGTACCAGAAGAATACATGGGAGATGTAATGGGAGATATCAATGGTAGAAGAGGAAGAATTGAAGGCATGGAAGCCCAAGCTGGAGCTCAAATTATAAGAGCCTTTGTTCCGCTATCAGAGATGTTTGGTTATGCTACTGCTCTTAGATCAAGAACTCAAGGTAGAGGAAATTATACAATGATATTTGATCACTATGAAGAAGTACCTAAAAGTATTCAAGAACAAGTAATTGGAGAAAGAAAATAA
- the rplD gene encoding 50S ribosomal protein L4: protein MPTVGLFNKEGKKVGDIELSSEVFGTEVNSDALHQVVVALLANKRQGNQSAKTRSEVSGGGIKPWRQKGTGRARQGSIRSPQWIHGGIVFAPKPRDYRMSVPKSMRRVAMKSALSSKVAENEIIVLEDLEFEVPKTKEVVKLLNAFNSKKALIVVAESNQNVYKSVRNIQGVTVIPANNLNVYDILKYDNFIITKDAVSKIEEVYA from the coding sequence ATGCCTACAGTAGGATTGTTTAATAAAGAAGGAAAAAAAGTTGGAGATATTGAATTATCATCTGAAGTTTTTGGAACAGAAGTAAATAGTGATGCTTTACATCAAGTTGTAGTAGCGTTGCTTGCAAATAAAAGACAAGGAAATCAAAGTGCTAAGACTAGATCAGAGGTTTCTGGAGGCGGAATTAAGCCTTGGAGACAAAAAGGAACGGGTAGAGCAAGACAGGGTTCAATTAGATCTCCACAATGGATACACGGTGGAATTGTTTTTGCACCAAAGCCAAGAGATTATAGAATGTCAGTTCCAAAATCTATGAGAAGAGTAGCAATGAAATCTGCACTTAGTAGTAAAGTGGCAGAAAATGAAATTATTGTTTTAGAAGACTTAGAATTTGAAGTTCCAAAGACAAAAGAAGTAGTAAAATTATTGAATGCATTCAATTCAAAAAAAGCTTTAATTGTTGTAGCTGAGTCTAATCAAAATGTATATAAATCAGTTAGAAATATTCAAGGAGTTACAGTGATTCCAGCTAATAATCTAAATGTTTATGATATTTTGAAATATGATAATTTTATAATAACTAAGGATGCTGTGTCAAAAATTGAGGAGGTGTATGCATAA
- the rpsS gene encoding 30S ribosomal protein S19: MSRSVKKGPFVQEALLKRINEMNKSGEKKVIKTWSRSSTIFPQMVGHTIAVHDGRKHVPVYVSEDMVGHKLGEFVLTRTFKGHGDNTEKSSRLK, encoded by the coding sequence GTGAGTAGATCAGTAAAAAAAGGACCTTTTGTGCAAGAAGCACTTTTAAAAAGAATTAATGAAATGAATAAAAGTGGTGAAAAGAAAGTAATAAAGACTTGGTCAAGAAGTTCAACAATTTTTCCACAGATGGTAGGTCATACTATAGCTGTTCATGATGGAAGAAAACATGTTCCAGTATATGTTAGTGAAGATATGGTTGGACATAAATTAGGAGAATTCGTCCTAACAAGAACTTTCAAAGGACACGGAGATAACACTGAAAAGTCATCAAGACTTAAATAG
- the rplC gene encoding 50S ribosomal protein L3 — MKKAILGKKLGMTQIFNEAGKIVPVTVIEAGPCVVLQKKTIENDGYQAIQVGFYDTREKLINKPLKGHFEKSGSSVKKFIKEFRLEDINAYELGAEIKVDTFTAGEKVDVSGISKGKGFQGTIRRWNGHRGPTTHGSKFHRAVGSMGASSDPSRTFKNKKMPGHMGHVNTTVLNLEVAKVIPEKNVILIKGGVPGPNKGFLVIRNSVKA, encoded by the coding sequence ATGAAAAAAGCTATACTGGGTAAAAAACTTGGTATGACTCAAATATTTAATGAAGCAGGGAAGATAGTTCCTGTAACAGTTATAGAAGCGGGTCCGTGCGTTGTTTTACAGAAAAAAACAATTGAAAATGATGGATATCAAGCAATACAAGTTGGTTTTTATGATACAAGAGAAAAATTAATTAATAAACCTTTAAAAGGACACTTTGAAAAGTCAGGATCATCTGTAAAAAAATTCATAAAAGAATTTAGACTGGAAGATATAAATGCTTATGAATTAGGTGCTGAAATAAAAGTTGATACTTTTACAGCCGGAGAAAAGGTAGATGTTTCAGGGATTTCTAAAGGTAAGGGATTTCAAGGTACAATAAGAAGATGGAATGGACACAGGGGACCAACTACTCATGGTTCAAAGTTTCACAGAGCAGTAGGTTCTATGGGAGCTTCATCAGATCCATCAAGAACATTTAAAAATAAAAAAATGCCAGGTCATATGGGGCATGTTAATACAACAGTATTAAATCTAGAAGTAGCAAAGGTAATTCCAGAGAAGAACGTAATTTTAATTAAAGGTGGAGTTCCTGGACCAAACAAGGGTTTTCTTGTAATAAGAAACTCTGTTAAAGCCTAG
- the tuf gene encoding elongation factor Tu, with amino-acid sequence MAKAKFERNKPHVNIGTIGHVDHGKTTLTAAITTVLAQTGGATATNYAEIDKAPEEKERGITINTAHVEYETTNRHYAHVDCPGHADYVKNMITGAAQMDGAILVVSAADGPMPQTREHILLASRVGVQHIVVFLNKADMVDDPELIELVEMEVRELLSEYGFPGDDTPVIVGSALKALENPTDEEAIKPILELMEAVDSYIPTPERATDKTFLMPVEDVFTITGRGTVATGRVESGVLHVGDEVEIVGLKDEIGKTVVTGVEMFRKLLDEAMAGDNIGALLRGIQRTDIERGQVLAKPGSVTPHKKFVGQVYVLKKEEGGRHTPFFDGYRPQFYFRTTDVTGLIKLPEGMEMVMPGDHIDMTVELISPVAMTDNLRFAIREGGRTVGSGVVTSIVE; translated from the coding sequence ATGGCAAAAGCAAAATTTGAGAGAAATAAACCACATGTAAACATAGGAACAATAGGACACGTAGACCATGGTAAGACAACATTAACAGCAGCAATAACAACAGTATTAGCACAGACAGGTGGAGCAACAGCAACAAACTATGCAGAAATAGATAAAGCACCAGAAGAAAAAGAAAGAGGAATAACAATCAATACAGCGCACGTAGAATATGAGACAACAAACAGACACTATGCGCACGTAGACTGTCCAGGACATGCTGACTATGTAAAGAACATGATAACAGGAGCAGCACAAATGGATGGAGCAATCCTAGTAGTAAGTGCAGCAGATGGTCCAATGCCACAGACAAGAGAGCATATATTACTTGCGAGCAGAGTTGGAGTACAACACATAGTAGTATTTTTAAACAAAGCAGACATGGTAGATGATCCAGAATTAATTGAATTAGTAGAAATGGAAGTAAGAGAATTATTAAGTGAGTATGGATTCCCAGGAGACGATACTCCAGTAATAGTAGGAAGTGCATTAAAAGCATTAGAGAACCCAACAGATGAAGAAGCAATAAAACCAATATTAGAATTAATGGAAGCAGTAGATAGTTATATACCAACACCAGAAAGAGCAACAGATAAGACATTCTTAATGCCAGTAGAGGATGTATTCACAATAACAGGAAGAGGAACAGTTGCAACAGGAAGAGTTGAAAGTGGAGTTCTTCATGTAGGAGACGAAGTAGAAATCGTAGGATTAAAAGACGAAATAGGAAAGACAGTAGTAACAGGAGTAGAAATGTTCAGAAAGCTGTTAGATGAAGCAATGGCTGGAGATAACATAGGAGCATTACTAAGAGGAATACAGAGAACAGATATTGAAAGAGGTCAAGTATTAGCTAAACCTGGTTCAGTAACACCACACAAAAAATTTGTAGGTCAAGTGTATGTATTGAAAAAAGAAGAAGGTGGAAGACATACACCATTCTTTGATGGATATAGACCACAATTTTATTTCAGAACAACAGACGTAACAGGATTAATCAAATTACCAGAAGGAATGGAAATGGTAATGCCAGGAGACCATATAGATATGACAGTTGAATTAATCAGCCCAGTAGCAATGACAGATAATTTAAGATTTGCTATAAGAGAAGGCGGAAGAACAGTTGGTTCAGGTGTTGTTACTTCTATTGTTGAATAG
- the rplP gene encoding 50S ribosomal protein L16 — protein sequence MLMPKRVKRRKVQRGRMKGKATRGNFIAYGDYGLQATGCCWITSNQIEAARIAINRYVKRGGKLWIKIFPDKPVTEKPAETRMGSGKGSPEYWVAVVKPGRVLFEISGVTEAQAREAMRLASHKLPVSTKFVTRKDFEEMGGEINEG from the coding sequence ATGTTAATGCCTAAAAGAGTTAAACGTCGTAAAGTGCAACGTGGTAGGATGAAAGGTAAAGCAACAAGGGGTAACTTTATTGCTTATGGTGATTACGGATTACAAGCTACAGGATGTTGCTGGATAACAAGTAATCAAATTGAAGCTGCCAGAATAGCTATAAATAGATATGTTAAAAGAGGAGGAAAACTTTGGATAAAGATTTTCCCAGATAAGCCAGTTACTGAAAAACCAGCAGAAACTCGTATGGGTTCTGGTAAAGGTTCACCAGAATATTGGGTTGCAGTAGTTAAGCCAGGTAGAGTACTATTTGAAATATCAGGAGTAACAGAAGCACAAGCGAGAGAAGCTATGAGACTTGCTTCACATAAACTTCCAGTAAGCACTAAATTTGTTACTAGGAAAGACTTTGAGGAAATGGGTGGTGAAATTAATGAAGGCTAA
- the rpmC gene encoding 50S ribosomal protein L29, whose translation MKAKELREKTPQDLQTQLVDLKAELFRLRFQLATGQLENPMRIREVKKSIAQIKTILREEELRAFEQ comes from the coding sequence ATGAAGGCTAAAGAATTAAGAGAAAAGACTCCTCAAGATTTACAAACTCAATTAGTTGATTTAAAAGCAGAATTATTTAGACTTAGGTTTCAATTGGCTACAGGTCAACTTGAAAATCCTATGAGAATAAGAGAAGTTAAAAAATCTATAGCCCAGATTAAAACCATCCTTAGAGAAGAAGAACTAAGGGCGTTTGAACAGTAA
- the rpsL gene encoding 30S ribosomal protein S12, whose translation MPTINQLVRKGRKTAIVKSTAPALKECPQKRGVCTVVKTTTPKKPNSALRKIARVRLVNGYEVTAYIPGVGHNLQEHSVVLIRGGRVKDLPGVRYHIVRGTLDAAGVANRMQARSKYGAKKPKQK comes from the coding sequence ATGCCAACAATTAATCAATTGGTAAGAAAAGGTAGAAAGACTGCTATCGTTAAGTCAACTGCACCAGCACTAAAAGAATGTCCACAAAAAAGGGGAGTATGTACTGTAGTTAAAACAACAACTCCTAAAAAGCCTAACTCAGCTTTAAGAAAAATTGCCAGAGTAAGGCTTGTTAATGGATATGAGGTTACTGCTTATATACCAGGTGTAGGTCACAACTTACAAGAGCATAGTGTTGTTCTTATAAGAGGTGGAAGAGTTAAGGATTTACCAGGTGTTAGATACCATATTGTCAGAGGTACATTAGATGCTGCTGGCGTAGCTAACAGAATGCAGGCTAGATCAAAATATGGTGCTAAAAAGCCAAAACAAAAATAG
- the rplW gene encoding 50S ribosomal protein L23: MNLTSHDIIRKPIITEKSMAEMSDKKYTFAVDVHANKSQIKRAVEEVFGVKVEDVKTANILGKTKRVGVHVGKRADYKKAIVKLTAESKAIEFFEGLQ, translated from the coding sequence ATGAATTTAACTAGCCATGATATTATAAGAAAACCAATAATAACTGAAAAAAGTATGGCTGAAATGTCAGATAAAAAGTACACCTTTGCTGTTGATGTGCACGCAAATAAAAGCCAGATTAAAAGAGCGGTTGAAGAAGTCTTTGGAGTTAAAGTTGAAGATGTAAAAACAGCTAATATATTAGGAAAAACTAAAAGAGTTGGAGTACATGTAGGTAAAAGAGCTGATTATAAAAAAGCTATTGTAAAACTTACAGCTGAAAGTAAAGCAATTGAGTTTTTTGAAGGATTACAATAG
- the rpsC gene encoding 30S ribosomal protein S3: MGQKVNPHGLRVGVIKDWNAKWYADNKNFADYLVEDNKIREFISKKLHNSGVSKVEIERAAKRIKLNIHTAKPGMVIGKGGQGIEALKKEAKNLISDKNILINIVEVKNADSNAQLMAENIASQLERRISFRRAMKQTIQRAMKFGVKGVKTACAGRLAGAEIARTEQYHEGTIPLQTLRADIDYGFAEADTTYGKIGVKVWVYKGEVLPTKNNEKKEEVNA, encoded by the coding sequence TTGGGACAAAAAGTTAATCCGCATGGACTAAGAGTTGGCGTAATAAAAGATTGGAATGCTAAATGGTATGCTGATAATAAAAATTTTGCAGATTATTTAGTTGAAGATAATAAAATTAGAGAATTTATTAGTAAAAAGCTTCACAATTCAGGAGTTTCAAAAGTTGAAATTGAAAGAGCAGCAAAAAGAATAAAGCTAAATATACATACTGCTAAGCCAGGAATGGTTATAGGAAAAGGCGGTCAAGGTATTGAAGCTTTAAAGAAAGAAGCTAAAAATTTAATTTCTGATAAAAATATTCTTATTAATATTGTAGAAGTTAAGAATGCAGATAGTAATGCTCAACTTATGGCTGAAAATATAGCATCACAATTAGAAAGAAGAATTTCTTTTAGAAGAGCTATGAAGCAAACTATTCAAAGAGCTATGAAATTTGGAGTAAAGGGTGTTAAGACTGCATGCGCAGGAAGACTTGCTGGAGCTGAAATAGCAAGAACTGAGCAGTATCATGAAGGAACAATTCCACTTCAAACTTTGAGAGCTGATATAGATTATGGTTTTGCAGAAGCAGATACTACATACGGAAAAATCGGTGTAAAAGTATGGGTATATAAAGGTGAAGTTCTTCCTACAAAGAATAATGAAAAGAAGGAAGAAGTAAACGCATAG
- the rpsJ gene encoding 30S ribosomal protein S10: MAKQKIRIRLKAFDHTILDQSAERIVETAKTTGAKVAGPVPLPTEKDVVTILRAPHKYKDSREQFEIRTHKRLIDILSPSPKTVDALMRLDLPAGVDIEIKL; encoded by the coding sequence ATGGCAAAACAAAAAATAAGAATTAGATTGAAAGCATTTGATCATACAATACTTGATCAATCAGCTGAAAGAATAGTTGAGACTGCTAAAACTACAGGAGCAAAGGTGGCAGGTCCTGTACCATTACCAACAGAAAAAGATGTGGTTACAATATTAAGAGCACCACATAAGTATAAAGATTCAAGAGAACAATTTGAAATAAGAACACATAAAAGACTTATAGACATATTAAGTCCTTCACCTAAAACTGTTGATGCCCTAATGAGGCTAGATTTACCAGCAGGTGTTGATATTGAAATAAAGTTATAA
- a CDS encoding ribosomal L7Ae/L30e/S12e/Gadd45 family protein gives MVNRLSGKKVVGIKQTIKAIKNGDGRIVYIAKDADNKLVNTVEALSIEHSLEIVYVETMKELGKLCGIDVGAASALILE, from the coding sequence ATGGTAAACAGACTTAGCGGCAAAAAAGTTGTTGGTATAAAACAAACTATCAAAGCTATAAAAAATGGAGATGGTAGGATTGTTTATATTGCGAAAGATGCTGACAATAAATTAGTTAATACTGTTGAGGCGTTATCCATAGAGCATTCTTTAGAAATTGTTTATGTTGAAACTATGAAAGAATTGGGAAAGCTTTGCGGAATAGATGTTGGAGCTGCAAGTGCTTTAATTCTCGAGTAG
- the rpsG gene encoding 30S ribosomal protein S7 gives MPRKGHIAKRDVLPDPVYNSKVVTKLINNIMEDGKKGVAQKVCYGAFESIAAKTGKDAIEVFEAAMNNIMPLLEVKARRIGGATYQVPIEVRPERRQTLGIRWMLDAARKRGEKHMKDKLAGELIDASNNTGAAVKKREDTHKMAEANKAFAHYRY, from the coding sequence GTGCCAAGAAAAGGACATATAGCAAAGAGAGATGTATTGCCAGATCCAGTATATAATAGTAAAGTTGTTACTAAACTTATAAATAACATAATGGAAGATGGTAAAAAAGGAGTAGCTCAAAAAGTATGTTATGGTGCTTTTGAGTCTATAGCAGCTAAAACAGGAAAAGATGCTATAGAGGTTTTTGAAGCAGCTATGAATAACATAATGCCATTACTTGAAGTAAAGGCTAGAAGAATAGGTGGAGCAACTTATCAAGTTCCTATAGAAGTTAGACCAGAAAGAAGACAGACATTAGGAATTAGATGGATGCTTGATGCAGCAAGAAAAAGAGGAGAAAAACATATGAAGGATAAACTTGCTGGAGAACTTATTGATGCTTCAAATAATACAGGCGCTGCTGTTAAGAAAAGAGAAGATACTCATAAAATGGCAGAAGCTAATAAAGCATTTGCACATTATAGATACTAA
- the rplB gene encoding 50S ribosomal protein L2, with translation MAVKGFNPTSPSRRHMTVCTFEEITTNVPEKSLLVEKKRKGGRNAQGKITVRHIGGGAKQKYRLIDFKRNKDNIPAKVSTIEYDPNRSAFIALVSYIDGEKRYIIAPVGLKVGDTIVSGPESDIKIGNTLPLKNIPVGTVVHNVELSVGKGAQLVRSAGASAQLMAKEGDYATLRLPSGEMRYVRIECRATIGTVSNLTHEIVNIGKAGRKRHMGVRPTVRGSVMNPNDHPHGGGEGKSPVGHPGPLTPWGKPALGYKTRKNKKYSDRFIIKGRKTK, from the coding sequence ATGGCAGTTAAGGGATTTAACCCTACTTCACCTTCCAGAAGACATATGACAGTATGTACATTTGAAGAAATTACAACAAATGTACCTGAAAAATCTCTTCTTGTGGAAAAGAAGAGAAAAGGTGGAAGAAATGCTCAGGGTAAAATAACTGTTCGCCACATAGGTGGAGGAGCTAAACAAAAATATAGATTGATTGATTTTAAGAGAAATAAGGATAATATACCAGCAAAGGTATCAACAATAGAATATGATCCTAACAGATCTGCATTCATTGCTCTTGTTTCTTATATTGATGGTGAAAAAAGATACATAATTGCTCCTGTTGGTTTAAAAGTTGGAGATACAATTGTATCAGGACCAGAATCAGATATAAAAATAGGTAATACATTACCACTTAAAAATATACCTGTAGGTACTGTGGTTCATAATGTTGAATTGTCAGTAGGAAAAGGTGCTCAATTAGTTAGATCAGCGGGTGCTAGTGCTCAGCTTATGGCTAAGGAAGGAGATTATGCAACATTAAGACTTCCAAGCGGTGAAATGAGATATGTAAGAATTGAGTGTAGAGCTACTATCGGAACAGTTTCTAACTTAACACATGAAATTGTAAATATAGGTAAAGCGGGAAGAAAGAGACACATGGGCGTAAGACCAACAGTTAGAGGTTCTGTTATGAACCCTAATGACCATCCACATGGTGGTGGTGAAGGTAAATCACCAGTAGGACATCCAGGACCTCTTACACCATGGGGTAAACCAGCACTTGGTTATAAAACAAGAAAAAATAAGAAATATTCAGATAGATTTATTATTAAGGGAAGAAAAACTAAATAA
- the rplV gene encoding 50S ribosomal protein L22, with protein sequence MEARSIAKYVRMSSMKIGIVLDLIRGKNVNEAFAILQYTPKDAAVVVSKVLKSAVANAENNLNLDANRLYVSDAFTGQGSTLKRFRPHAQGRAFRIKKRTSHITLVVKERE encoded by the coding sequence ATGGAAGCTAGATCAATAGCTAAGTATGTAAGAATGTCTTCAATGAAGATAGGTATTGTTCTTGATTTAATAAGAGGTAAAAATGTAAATGAAGCTTTTGCTATATTACAATATACTCCAAAGGATGCAGCTGTTGTTGTAAGTAAGGTCTTAAAATCAGCAGTTGCAAATGCTGAAAATAACTTAAATTTAGATGCTAATAGATTATATGTATCTGATGCATTTACTGGTCAGGGTTCAACTTTAAAGAGATTTAGACCTCATGCACAGGGAAGAGCATTTAGAATTAAGAAAAGAACTAGTCATATCACTCTAGTTGTAAAAGAAAGAGAATAA